In Massilia antarctica, the following are encoded in one genomic region:
- a CDS encoding universal stress protein, with translation MYRKILITTDGSAVSKHTACAGVNFAKQMGADVLALYVAPEYQYPVYVEIIPPSYPSEEDYLAQMRRVGQEHLGSVLRAAQDAGLRCEGLTAFADAAALKIVEVAEQHQCDLIFMGSHGRSGWGQLLLGSVTNKVLSHTSKPVLVHRLIKEPGT, from the coding sequence ATGTATCGGAAAATTCTGATTACGACCGATGGCTCGGCGGTATCGAAACACACCGCCTGTGCCGGCGTCAATTTCGCAAAACAGATGGGGGCTGACGTGCTGGCCCTCTACGTGGCGCCCGAGTACCAGTACCCGGTGTACGTGGAAATCATCCCGCCTTCCTATCCCAGCGAAGAGGACTATCTGGCGCAGATGCGGCGCGTCGGCCAGGAGCACCTGGGTTCGGTCCTGCGGGCGGCGCAGGATGCGGGGCTGCGCTGCGAGGGCTTGACGGCCTTTGCCGATGCCGCCGCGCTGAAAATCGTCGAGGTGGCGGAGCAGCACCAGTGCGACCTGATCTTCATGGGTTCGCACGGGCGCAGCGGCTGGGGCCAGTTGTTGCTGGGCAGCGTGACGAACAAGGTGCTCTCGCACACCAGCAAGCCGGTGCTGGTGCACCGGCTGATCAAGGAGCCGGGAACCTAG
- a CDS encoding response regulator translates to MIRIVVADDHTIMREGLKRILDGALDIDIVGEAINGFEVLSHVRQGGFDLLLLDLSMPGRSGVDLIRQIRSEAPKLAILILTMHEEEQYAVRAIRAGAQGYLTKESAGTQLVGAIRKVASGRPYISTEVAEQLALNIMTPNEQLLHKQLSDREFEVFSLLVGGKSITEIANSLHLSVKTVSTHKTRIMQKMGMTSLSEMVQYAVAHRLLSPFKT, encoded by the coding sequence ATGATACGCATTGTTGTTGCCGATGACCACACGATCATGCGCGAGGGCCTCAAGCGCATCCTCGACGGCGCCCTCGACATCGATATTGTCGGGGAAGCCATCAACGGCTTTGAAGTGCTGTCGCATGTGCGCCAGGGCGGCTTCGACCTGCTGTTGCTCGATTTATCGATGCCCGGGCGCAGCGGCGTCGACCTGATCCGCCAGATCCGCAGCGAAGCGCCCAAGCTGGCCATCCTGATCCTCACCATGCACGAGGAAGAGCAGTACGCCGTGCGCGCCATCCGCGCCGGCGCCCAGGGCTACCTGACCAAGGAAAGCGCCGGTACCCAGCTGGTGGGGGCGATCCGCAAGGTGGCCTCGGGGCGGCCCTACATCAGCACCGAAGTGGCCGAACAGCTGGCGCTGAACATCATGACACCCAACGAACAGTTGCTGCACAAGCAGTTGTCGGACCGCGAATTCGAAGTCTTTTCATTGTTGGTGGGCGGCAAGTCGATTACCGAGATCGCCAACAGCCTGCACCTGAGCGTGAAGACGGTCAGCACCCATAAAACGCGCATCATGCAAAAGATGGGCATGACGTCCTTGTCGGAAATGGTGCAGTACGCCGTGGCCCATCGCCTGCTATCGCCATTCAAGACCTGA
- a CDS encoding Crp/Fnr family transcriptional regulator: MEAGRQRQGRLWSNLKEVCDLLHISAAVSINSEELLFQHVQFKTGQRVHTIGQAFDTLYIVNSGFLKTVLIDEFGNEQVLSFPMKGDMLGVDGIHTRHYASEAVALSDCDLILLPFKKLTALGRVHLELENVMYGVMSRELVREQAMIGMLGALSAEARVARFLVSLADRFAAMGYSSKLFNLRMTRHEIGSYLGLTLETVSRTLSAFNEIGLITVDQRTIGIKDADALKTLRRLPPSRSRAKQNSAAKAKAEAEQQAGDGKVLATTTV; the protein is encoded by the coding sequence ATGGAAGCAGGCCGGCAGCGTCAGGGCCGCCTCTGGTCCAATCTCAAGGAAGTGTGCGACTTGCTGCACATCAGCGCGGCGGTGTCGATCAACAGCGAAGAACTGCTGTTCCAGCACGTGCAATTCAAGACCGGCCAGCGCGTCCACACCATCGGCCAGGCCTTCGATACCCTCTACATCGTCAATTCCGGCTTTCTCAAGACCGTGCTCATCGACGAATTCGGCAACGAACAGGTACTCAGCTTCCCCATGAAGGGCGACATGCTCGGCGTCGACGGCATCCACACCCGCCACTACGCTTCCGAAGCGGTGGCCCTGTCCGATTGCGACCTGATCTTGCTGCCATTCAAAAAGCTCACGGCCCTCGGCAGGGTGCACCTGGAACTGGAAAATGTCATGTACGGCGTGATGAGCCGCGAACTGGTGCGCGAACAAGCCATGATCGGCATGCTCGGCGCGCTCAGCGCCGAAGCCCGCGTGGCGCGCTTCCTGGTGTCCCTGGCCGACCGCTTTGCCGCCATGGGTTATTCCAGCAAGCTGTTCAACCTGCGCATGACGCGCCATGAAATCGGCAGCTACCTGGGCCTGACCCTGGAAACCGTCAGCCGCACCTTGTCGGCTTTCAATGAAATCGGCCTGATCACGGTCGACCAGCGCACCATCGGCATCAAGGACGCCGATGCGCTCAAAACCCTGCGCCGCCTGCCGCCATCGCGCTCGCGCGCCAAGCAGAACAGCGCCGCCAAGGCCAAGGCCGAAGCCGAACAACAGGCGGGCGACGGCAAGGTGCTGGCCACCACCACGGTCTGA
- a CDS encoding glycine zipper 2TM domain-containing protein yields MRTALRAASRAAVLAAMPLFSMTLAAPAQAQQYNNNAAAYAPVIRGFDVEEVRRLRPGVELNFNLYGTPGGRATLSIAGANRNLNLTETEPGQYEGTYTLGERDRISGDSAVTANLRVGNQVASGVLSESLLRDVGRHPRDNQGRERAADVPRIARFEVQGNEDLTPGNELVFSVYGTPGAKVDMTIAGTRGVFFLPEVNPGEYSGGYTIRRADRIAPNSAVTATMRVGGRVSTAVLGKPLRVATATPTPTPRVVRYCTNCATVDAVNVVEVNGDGNYLGTIGGGVVGAVLGSQVGKGNGRTAAQIAGALGGAYVGRNIERNARKTQHYEVVIRFANGGTQTVTYENDPGLRVGEKVRITDGVLSRDQ; encoded by the coding sequence TTGCGCACCGCATTGCGCGCCGCATCGCGCGCCGCGGTCCTGGCCGCGATGCCACTCTTTTCCATGACCCTGGCCGCGCCCGCTCAGGCGCAGCAATACAACAACAATGCCGCCGCCTACGCCCCGGTGATCCGCGGTTTCGACGTGGAAGAAGTACGCCGCCTGAGGCCTGGCGTGGAACTGAACTTCAATCTGTACGGTACCCCGGGCGGGCGCGCCACCCTCAGTATCGCGGGAGCCAACCGCAACCTGAACCTGACCGAAACCGAACCGGGCCAGTATGAAGGCACGTACACCTTGGGCGAGCGCGACCGCATTTCCGGCGACAGCGCGGTGACTGCCAATTTGCGCGTGGGCAACCAAGTGGCCAGCGGCGTGCTCAGCGAATCGCTGCTGCGCGATGTCGGCCGCCATCCGCGCGACAACCAGGGCCGCGAACGCGCCGCCGATGTGCCGCGTATCGCGCGCTTCGAAGTGCAGGGCAACGAGGATTTGACGCCGGGCAATGAGCTGGTGTTTTCGGTGTACGGCACCCCCGGCGCCAAGGTTGACATGACCATCGCCGGCACCCGTGGCGTATTCTTCCTGCCGGAAGTGAACCCCGGCGAATACAGCGGCGGCTATACGATCCGCCGCGCCGACCGGATTGCGCCGAACAGCGCCGTGACCGCCACCATGCGCGTGGGCGGCCGCGTGTCGACCGCTGTTCTCGGCAAGCCGCTGCGTGTCGCGACGGCAACGCCAACGCCAACACCACGTGTGGTGCGTTACTGCACCAATTGCGCCACGGTGGACGCAGTCAACGTGGTCGAAGTCAATGGCGACGGCAATTATCTCGGCACCATCGGCGGCGGCGTGGTTGGCGCCGTGCTGGGCAGCCAGGTCGGCAAGGGCAACGGCCGCACCGCGGCGCAGATCGCCGGCGCGCTCGGTGGCGCTTATGTGGGCCGCAATATCGAGCGCAATGCCCGTAAAACCCAGCATTACGAAGTGGTGATCCGCTTTGCCAACGGCGGCACCCAGACCGTGACGTATGAAAACGATCCAGGCCTGCGTGTGGGCGAAAAGGTCCGGATCACGGATGGCGTGCTGTCGCGCGATCAATAA
- the pdeM gene encoding ligase-associated DNA damage response endonuclease PdeM has protein sequence MTYREMQLAGETVLLLPEKALYWPARQMLVVADIHFGKAASFRAQGVPVPRGTTSENLGALDALMAAHETREIVFLGDFLHARAAHASATLSAMLVWRARHPDLILTLVRGNHDQHAGDPAAALAIGMVDEPHTVAPFSFCHHPDIAAPGYVLAGHVHPVYRLSTRLDSLRLPCFLIGPARMVLPSFGAFTGGFVVAPGAGEHVCVSSGEAVHCVR, from the coding sequence ATGACGTATCGCGAGATGCAGCTGGCTGGCGAAACGGTCTTGCTGCTGCCTGAAAAGGCGCTGTACTGGCCGGCGCGCCAGATGCTGGTCGTCGCCGACATCCACTTCGGCAAAGCGGCCTCATTCCGCGCCCAGGGCGTGCCGGTGCCGCGCGGGACCACCAGCGAGAACCTCGGCGCCCTCGATGCGCTGATGGCCGCGCATGAAACCCGCGAGATCGTCTTCCTGGGCGACTTCCTGCACGCGCGCGCCGCCCATGCGTCGGCCACCTTGAGCGCGATGCTTGTGTGGCGCGCGCGCCACCCGGACCTGATCCTGACCCTGGTGCGCGGGAACCACGACCAGCACGCGGGCGACCCGGCGGCGGCGCTGGCCATCGGCATGGTCGACGAGCCGCACACGGTGGCGCCGTTCTCGTTTTGCCACCATCCCGACATTGCCGCGCCGGGCTACGTGCTGGCGGGGCACGTGCATCCGGTGTACCGGCTCTCGACCCGCCTCGATTCGCTGCGCCTGCCGTGTTTTCTGATCGGACCGGCGCGCATGGTGCTGCCATCCTTCGGCGCGTTCACGGGTGGTTTCGTGGTCGCGCCGGGCGCGGGGGAGCACGTGTGTGTCAGCTCGGGCGAGGCTGTGCATTGCGTACGCTAG
- a CDS encoding ligase-associated DNA damage response DEXH box helicase, which translates to MSKSQMARAIDDWFAQRKWKVFPFQRAVWRAALAGESGLLHANTGAGKTYAVWLAALLRGALAGKRKASGLRVLWITPMRALAADTQRALEESAAVLAPGWTIGARTGDTSSSERARQSRSMPSALITTPESLSLLLSHAAAQTQFASLDMIIIDEWHELMGSKRGVQVQLALARLRHWKAQLVVWGLSATMGNLAQAQDVLLGVGKGTLVEGDLKKEIRVDTLIPAKVSRFPWGGHLGIAMLQPVIDEIEEYNATLVFTNTRSQSELWYQNILEARPDWAGVIALHHGSLDREVREWVENGLKKGDLKAVICTASLDLGVDFLPVERVLQIGSAKGIARLLQRAGRSGHAPGRVSRVTLVPTNSLELLEAAGARHAVAARRIEGRLVPNKPFDVLVQHMVTVALGGGFRSEQLYEEVRGAWSYRALSPQEWQWALDFVARGGQSLIAYPEYQRVIADDEGVYRVPSVALGRRHRMGIGTIVSDSTMQVKYMSGGRIGSVEESFISRLKAGDHFLFGGRILEFVRVHEMTAFVKRATGARGAVTRWQGAKMPMSSELAHAALEELRHAARGEFRGPEMEAIRPLLEIQQRWSALPTIDTLVVEAMTSREGYHLFMYPFAGRSVHMGLASLFAYRIARVQPITFSIAINDYGFELLAAEPVDWARAFLAASRKVTGLDVPLFSTELLLEDVLASLNATQLSQQRFREVARIAGLVFQGYPGQPKSTRQIQASSSLFFEVFRKHDAGNLLLTQAQREVMEQELELTRLRDTLIELHARGVAFREVKRATPFGFALMVERFREKLSTEKLSDRVARMLRELEKAALP; encoded by the coding sequence ATGAGCAAGAGCCAGATGGCGCGCGCCATCGACGACTGGTTCGCCCAGCGCAAATGGAAGGTGTTTCCGTTCCAGCGCGCGGTGTGGCGCGCCGCGCTGGCCGGCGAATCGGGCCTGCTGCACGCGAACACGGGCGCCGGCAAGACCTATGCGGTGTGGCTGGCGGCGCTGCTGCGCGGCGCGCTGGCCGGCAAGCGCAAGGCTTCGGGCCTGCGCGTGCTGTGGATTACGCCGATGCGCGCGCTGGCCGCCGATACCCAGCGCGCGCTGGAGGAGTCCGCCGCGGTGCTGGCACCCGGCTGGACGATCGGCGCGCGCACCGGCGACACCAGCTCAAGCGAGCGTGCGCGCCAGTCGCGTTCCATGCCCTCGGCCCTCATCACCACGCCCGAGAGCCTGTCGCTGCTGCTTAGCCACGCGGCGGCGCAGACCCAGTTCGCCAGCCTGGACATGATTATCATCGACGAGTGGCATGAGCTGATGGGCAGCAAGCGCGGGGTGCAGGTGCAGCTGGCGCTGGCCCGCCTGCGTCACTGGAAAGCGCAACTGGTGGTGTGGGGCTTGTCGGCCACGATGGGCAACCTGGCGCAGGCGCAGGACGTGCTGCTGGGCGTTGGCAAGGGCACCCTGGTCGAGGGCGACCTGAAAAAGGAAATCCGGGTCGATACCCTGATTCCCGCCAAGGTGTCGCGCTTTCCGTGGGGCGGGCATCTGGGCATCGCCATGCTGCAGCCGGTGATCGACGAGATCGAGGAATACAACGCGACTTTGGTGTTCACCAATACCCGTTCGCAGTCGGAACTGTGGTACCAGAACATCCTGGAGGCGCGTCCCGACTGGGCCGGCGTGATCGCGCTGCATCACGGCTCGCTCGACCGCGAGGTGCGCGAGTGGGTCGAAAATGGCTTGAAAAAGGGCGATCTCAAAGCCGTGATCTGCACCGCCAGCCTCGATCTTGGCGTGGACTTTCTGCCGGTCGAACGCGTACTGCAGATCGGCAGCGCCAAGGGCATCGCACGCTTGCTTCAGCGCGCCGGGCGCAGCGGCCACGCGCCGGGGCGCGTCTCGCGCGTGACCCTGGTGCCGACCAACAGCCTGGAATTGCTGGAAGCGGCCGGCGCCAGGCACGCCGTCGCGGCGCGCCGCATCGAAGGTCGGCTGGTGCCCAACAAGCCGTTCGATGTGCTGGTGCAGCACATGGTGACGGTGGCGCTGGGCGGCGGCTTTCGCTCCGAACAGCTGTACGAGGAAGTGCGCGGCGCCTGGTCGTACCGCGCGCTCTCGCCGCAAGAGTGGCAATGGGCGCTCGATTTTGTCGCGCGCGGCGGGCAAAGCCTGATCGCGTATCCCGAATACCAGCGCGTGATCGCCGACGACGAGGGCGTGTACCGCGTGCCGAGCGTGGCGCTGGGGCGGCGCCACCGCATGGGCATCGGCACCATCGTCTCCGATTCGACGATGCAGGTGAAGTACATGAGCGGAGGACGCATCGGCAGCGTCGAGGAATCGTTCATCTCGCGCCTGAAGGCGGGCGACCATTTCCTGTTCGGCGGGCGGATCCTGGAATTCGTGCGGGTTCACGAGATGACCGCTTTCGTCAAGCGCGCCACCGGTGCGCGCGGGGCGGTAACGCGCTGGCAGGGCGCCAAGATGCCGATGTCGTCGGAACTGGCGCATGCCGCGCTGGAGGAATTGCGCCATGCCGCGCGCGGCGAGTTCCGTGGCCCGGAAATGGAGGCGATCCGCCCGCTGCTGGAAATCCAGCAGCGCTGGTCCGCGCTGCCCACCATCGACACCCTGGTGGTGGAGGCCATGACCAGCCGCGAGGGCTATCACCTGTTCATGTATCCGTTCGCGGGACGCTCGGTGCACATGGGATTGGCCTCGCTGTTCGCCTACCGCATCGCGCGCGTGCAGCCGATTACGTTTTCGATCGCGATCAACGATTATGGCTTCGAGCTGCTGGCGGCCGAACCGGTGGACTGGGCGCGTGCCTTCCTGGCGGCATCAAGGAAGGTGACGGGGCTTGATGTGCCCCTGTTTTCCACCGAACTGCTGCTCGAAGACGTGCTGGCGAGCTTGAACGCGACCCAGCTGTCGCAGCAGCGCTTCCGCGAAGTGGCGCGCATCGCCGGGCTGGTGTTCCAGGGCTATCCGGGCCAGCCGAAAAGCACGCGCCAGATCCAGGCGTCGTCGTCGCTGTTTTTCGAGGTGTTCCGCAAACACGATGCCGGCAACCTGCTGCTCACGCAGGCGCAGCGCGAGGTGATGGAGCAGGAACTGGAGCTGACCCGCCTGCGCGACACCTTGATCGAGCTGCATGCGCGCGGCGTGGCTTTTCGCGAAGTCAAACGCGCCACGCCGTTCGGCTTTGCGCTGATGGTCGAACGCTTCCGCGAAAAACTCAGCACCGAAAAACTGTCGGACCGCGTGGCGCGCATGCTGCGCGAGCTGGAGAAAGCGGCCCTGCCATGA
- a CDS encoding ATP-dependent DNA ligase, whose translation MREFARLYTELDETTATNRKLEALQAYFGSAAPDNAAWAVYFLAGGKPRQAVPSKLLRQYAIEYAQLDEWLFDESYNAVGDMAETIAHILPPPERQSDIGLAEWMQERIGPLRGADPTAIRTALFGFWNELDWRERFLLTKLIGGGFRVGVSKLLVTRALSSLAAVDSKLIAQRLMGWTDGSVRPTAAGFLQLIAAQSDEEHKLRGGQPYPFFLAHQLQGEPEGLGEVGDWQVEWKYDGIRAQLVRRGAQNYLWSRGEDLITERFPELAALHLPEGTVVDGEVLIWTGEDTPAAFADLQKRIGRKTLSAKLLAELPAVLVAYDLLEQDGVDLRALPQHERRALLEVLVRETAKPQLKLSPLIHAASWHELARVRTESRARGVEGMMVKARDAQYGVGRTKNVGTWWKWKVDPYTIDAVLIYAQAGHGRRASLYTDYTFAVWDADGEGGERKLVPFAKAYSGLTDAEIAVVDNAIRKTTIEKFGPVRSVRPTMVFEIGFEGIALSSRHKAGIAVRFPRILRKRDDKSIDDADSLDTLKGLLAAAGA comes from the coding sequence ATGCGTGAGTTTGCCCGCCTGTACACCGAGCTCGATGAGACGACCGCCACCAACCGCAAGCTCGAGGCCCTGCAAGCCTACTTCGGCAGCGCCGCGCCGGACAACGCCGCCTGGGCGGTCTACTTCCTGGCCGGCGGCAAGCCGCGCCAGGCGGTGCCGAGCAAGCTGCTGCGCCAGTACGCCATCGAATACGCGCAGCTCGACGAATGGCTGTTCGACGAGTCGTACAACGCCGTCGGCGACATGGCCGAAACCATCGCCCACATCCTGCCGCCGCCCGAGCGGCAAAGCGACATTGGCCTGGCCGAATGGATGCAGGAGCGCATCGGCCCCTTGCGCGGCGCCGATCCCACCGCCATCCGCACCGCCTTGTTCGGGTTCTGGAACGAGCTCGATTGGCGCGAACGCTTCCTGCTGACCAAATTGATCGGCGGCGGCTTTCGGGTAGGTGTGTCGAAACTGCTGGTCACGCGCGCGCTGTCGTCGCTGGCGGCGGTCGACAGCAAGCTGATTGCCCAGCGCCTGATGGGCTGGACCGACGGCAGCGTGCGTCCCACCGCCGCCGGCTTCCTGCAACTGATCGCCGCCCAGTCCGACGAAGAGCACAAGCTGCGCGGCGGCCAGCCCTATCCCTTCTTTCTCGCGCACCAGTTGCAGGGCGAGCCGGAAGGGCTGGGGGAGGTGGGCGACTGGCAGGTGGAATGGAAGTACGACGGCATCCGTGCCCAGTTGGTGCGGCGCGGCGCGCAAAACTATCTGTGGTCGCGCGGCGAAGACCTGATCACCGAGCGCTTTCCCGAGCTGGCGGCGCTGCATCTGCCGGAAGGCACCGTCGTCGATGGCGAAGTGCTGATCTGGACCGGGGAAGACACGCCGGCCGCGTTCGCGGACCTGCAAAAACGCATCGGCCGCAAGACCTTGTCCGCCAAGCTGCTGGCCGAACTGCCGGCGGTGCTGGTGGCCTACGACCTGCTGGAGCAGGATGGCGTGGACCTGCGCGCGCTGCCCCAGCACGAGCGGCGCGCCCTGCTGGAGGTGCTGGTGCGCGAGACCGCCAAACCGCAACTGAAATTGTCGCCGCTGATCCACGCTGCGAGCTGGCACGAACTGGCGCGCGTGCGCACCGAATCGCGTGCGCGCGGCGTCGAGGGCATGATGGTCAAGGCGCGCGACGCCCAGTACGGCGTGGGCCGCACCAAGAACGTGGGCACGTGGTGGAAGTGGAAGGTCGATCCATACACCATCGACGCGGTGCTGATCTACGCGCAGGCGGGCCATGGCCGGCGTGCCTCGCTCTACACCGACTACACCTTCGCGGTGTGGGACGCGGACGGCGAGGGCGGCGAGCGCAAGCTGGTGCCATTCGCAAAGGCGTACTCCGGCCTGACCGATGCCGAAATCGCGGTGGTCGACAATGCCATTCGCAAGACCACCATCGAAAAATTCGGGCCGGTGCGTTCGGTGCGCCCGACCATGGTGTTCGAGATCGGTTTCGAGGGCATCGCGCTGTCGAGCCGCCACAAGGCCGGCATCGCGGTGCGCTTTCCACGCATCTTGCGCAAGCGCGACGACAAGAGCATCGACGACGCCGATTCGCTCGATACCCTCAAGGGCCTGCTGGCCGCAGCCGGCGCATGA
- a CDS encoding ligase-associated DNA damage response exonuclease, with protein sequence MSDMVVVRKEGLFCVPGQFYIDPWRPVDRAVITHAHGDHARVGHGHYLSAASGVNVLRSRLGEIHIDGLEYGERIVHNGVTVSLHPAGHVLGSAQVRMEHRGEVWVASGDYKVEPDRTCAPFEPVRCDTFITESTFGLPIYRWQPEQEIFDDVNRWWRKNADEGRASVVFAYSFGKAQRILSGLDPSIGTIICHGAAEPINRVYREGGVALPPTVMVTQVDKAAIRRAIVIAPPSAAGSTWMKRFGDYSDAFASGWMQLRGARRRRGVDRGFVLSDHADWPGLMTAIRATEAPRVIVTHGSIPVMVRWLRQVGLDAAGFDTEYGDEDEAVEAAASAEPTPEVTDA encoded by the coding sequence ATGTCGGACATGGTAGTGGTACGCAAGGAGGGACTGTTCTGCGTCCCCGGACAGTTCTACATCGACCCCTGGCGGCCTGTGGACCGCGCCGTGATCACTCACGCGCATGGCGACCACGCGCGCGTCGGCCACGGCCACTATCTGTCGGCCGCCAGCGGCGTGAATGTGCTGCGCTCGCGCCTGGGCGAGATCCATATCGACGGCCTCGAATACGGCGAGCGCATCGTGCATAACGGCGTGACGGTGTCGCTGCATCCGGCCGGCCACGTGCTCGGCTCGGCCCAGGTGCGCATGGAGCACCGCGGCGAGGTGTGGGTCGCTTCCGGCGACTACAAGGTGGAGCCGGACCGCACCTGCGCGCCGTTCGAGCCGGTGCGCTGCGACACCTTCATCACCGAATCGACATTCGGGCTGCCGATCTACCGTTGGCAGCCGGAGCAGGAGATTTTCGATGACGTCAATCGCTGGTGGCGCAAGAATGCCGACGAGGGCCGCGCCAGCGTGGTGTTCGCCTACTCGTTCGGCAAGGCGCAGCGCATCCTGTCCGGCCTCGATCCATCGATCGGCACCATCATCTGCCACGGCGCGGCAGAACCGATCAACCGCGTCTACCGCGAAGGCGGCGTGGCGCTTCCGCCCACGGTGATGGTGACCCAGGTCGACAAGGCGGCCATCAGGCGCGCCATCGTGATCGCGCCGCCATCGGCCGCCGGATCCACGTGGATGAAGCGCTTCGGCGACTACAGCGATGCGTTTGCCAGCGGCTGGATGCAGCTGCGCGGCGCGCGCCGCCGGCGCGGCGTCGATCGCGGCTTCGTACTGTCCGACCATGCCGACTGGCCCGGCTTGATGACGGCGATTCGCGCCACCGAAGCGCCGCGCGTGATCGTCACCCACGGCTCGATTCCCGTCATGGTGCGCTGGCTGCGCCAGGTGGGGCTGGATGCCGCCGGCTTCGATACCGAATACGGCGACGAGGACGAAGCCGTGGAAGCTGCGGCCAGCGCGGAGCCGACGCCCGAGGTGACGGATGCGTGA
- a CDS encoding RecQ family ATP-dependent DNA helicase, with protein MTTHNRQLLHNGARAARRHTINKLLRSIFGVERLRDGQQQVIDSVLDGKDTLAIMPTGSGKSLCYQIPARILDGTTIVVSPLISLMKDQLEKLDALGVRAVQVNSSLTREEEDAAMEGIRASFHEIVFCTPERLSTPSFLEALKEIEVALVVIDEAHCISHWGHDFRPAYLEMAAAIDALGRPPVLALTATATDDVVADIARQLGRTRMNVVNTGIYRPNLHYRVVQVTNNDERYARALEYVQASSGVGIVYAATVKAAEEMLAILVGAGESATLYHGKLPAAERKRNQDEFMSGDKRVMVATNAFGMGIDKPDTRFVLHLQLPANLEAYYQESGRAGRDGLDAECTLLYFQDDKRLQQFFLVKHYPSANDLKAVYDAVCAMAQEGKVGFERVNDELDELAAGKLKICLKLLKDGKLLRQNRKLEYIVTPKEASAGLFEELSAIYARKQERDRESLEQMVSYAVSGFCRWKVLLDYFKDEVEGFDKCCRCDNCLNPPAVAEIEIRDDEFERAPEPGPAAPHFEPGTQVRVARFDVGTVVAMAGDQVTIDFPEHGEKTFLADYVEPA; from the coding sequence ATGACTACTCATAACCGACAACTCCTCCACAACGGCGCCCGCGCCGCCCGCCGCCATACCATCAACAAACTGCTGCGCTCGATTTTCGGCGTGGAGCGTTTGCGGGATGGCCAGCAACAAGTGATCGACAGCGTCCTCGACGGCAAGGATACGCTTGCGATCATGCCCACCGGCAGCGGTAAATCGCTGTGCTACCAGATTCCCGCGCGCATTCTCGACGGGACCACGATTGTGGTCTCGCCTTTGATTTCGCTCATGAAAGACCAGCTCGAAAAGCTCGATGCGCTCGGCGTGCGCGCCGTGCAGGTCAACAGCAGCCTCACGCGCGAGGAAGAAGACGCCGCCATGGAAGGCATCCGCGCCAGCTTTCACGAAATCGTGTTCTGCACGCCGGAGCGCCTGTCGACGCCATCCTTCCTGGAAGCGCTCAAGGAAATCGAGGTCGCGCTGGTGGTGATCGATGAAGCGCACTGCATTTCGCACTGGGGCCACGATTTCCGTCCCGCCTACCTGGAAATGGCGGCCGCCATCGATGCGCTGGGGCGTCCGCCCGTGCTGGCGCTGACCGCCACCGCGACCGACGACGTGGTGGCCGATATCGCCCGCCAGCTTGGCCGTACGCGCATGAATGTCGTCAATACGGGTATCTACCGTCCGAACCTGCACTACCGCGTCGTCCAGGTCACCAATAACGACGAGCGCTATGCGCGCGCGCTGGAATATGTGCAGGCGTCGAGTGGCGTGGGGATCGTCTACGCGGCCACCGTCAAGGCGGCCGAGGAAATGCTGGCGATCCTGGTGGGCGCCGGCGAAAGCGCGACGCTCTATCACGGCAAGCTGCCCGCCGCGGAACGCAAGCGCAACCAGGACGAGTTCATGTCGGGCGACAAGCGCGTGATGGTCGCCACCAACGCCTTCGGCATGGGCATCGACAAGCCCGACACCCGTTTCGTGCTGCACCTGCAACTGCCCGCCAATCTCGAAGCCTATTACCAGGAGTCCGGCCGCGCCGGGCGCGATGGCCTGGACGCTGAATGCACCCTGTTGTACTTCCAGGACGACAAGCGCCTGCAGCAGTTCTTCCTCGTGAAGCACTACCCGAGCGCGAACGACCTGAAGGCGGTCTACGATGCGGTATGCGCGATGGCGCAGGAAGGCAAGGTCGGTTTCGAGCGCGTGAACGATGAACTGGACGAACTGGCCGCGGGCAAGCTGAAAATCTGCCTCAAGCTGCTCAAGGACGGCAAGCTGCTGCGCCAGAACCGCAAGCTCGAATACATCGTGACGCCGAAAGAGGCCAGCGCCGGCCTGTTCGAGGAGCTCTCCGCCATCTACGCACGCAAGCAGGAGCGCGACCGCGAATCGCTGGAACAGATGGTATCGTACGCGGTAAGCGGCTTTTGCCGCTGGAAGGTGCTGCTCGATTACTTCAAGGATGAGGTGGAGGGCTTCGACAAATGCTGCCGCTGCGATAACTGCCTCAATCCTCCGGCGGTGGCCGAGATTGAAATTCGCGACGACGAATTCGAACGCGCTCCGGAACCCGGGCCGGCCGCGCCGCATTTCGAGCCGGGCACCCAGGTACGCGTGGCCAGGTTTGACGTCGGCACCGTGGTCGCCATGGCGGGCGACCAGGTGACCATCGACTTCCCCGAACACGGCGAAAAGACCTTCCTGGCCGATTACGTGGAACCCGCTTGA